Proteins found in one Luteimonas chenhongjianii genomic segment:
- a CDS encoding alpha/beta hydrolase family protein, translated as MPACRFLALAMAALLTVTACSREQPEAELSEALACQAGAWVTADGTVVSLLPVDDGLRWRLLDGRGGKFQVQDGAPDDALQSREGRRLAGPVVATASFAPCDEARMRIQLGDGPAEDATRLPLVQRETRFTSDGVGLQGRLVLPPGEATGPVPLAVLVHGSGRESGVDEYPLQHLLPAQGVAVFVYDKRGTGGSDGDYSQDFHLLAADAVAALAHARQLHPDGFSRVGFVGTSQGGWVGPLAASRSDADYVVALYGMAENALAEDREQVLNDLRAKGYGDDVLAKAREATDATALLMASGFTRGFDELQAVQERHGREPWFDAMQGEFTGQLTRIPAWTPRWLVRRIAARQDVGTSWDYEPMPVLQALVVPQLWVIAGDDMQAPNVETLRRLRALQAGGRPLDLAVFPGTDHGIYEYEQDGDDRIMLRNPDGYFRMIADWIKTPGLRGAYGSAILEPAPASDTTAAPPV; from the coding sequence ATGCCCGCATGCCGCTTTCTTGCCCTGGCCATGGCCGCGCTGCTGACGGTGACCGCCTGCAGCCGTGAGCAGCCTGAGGCCGAACTCTCCGAAGCCCTGGCCTGTCAGGCGGGTGCCTGGGTGACCGCCGATGGCACGGTGGTGTCCCTGCTGCCGGTGGACGACGGCCTGCGCTGGCGTCTGCTCGACGGGCGTGGCGGCAAGTTCCAGGTGCAGGACGGGGCCCCCGACGATGCGCTGCAGTCGCGCGAGGGGCGGCGTCTCGCAGGCCCGGTGGTGGCCACGGCCAGCTTCGCCCCCTGCGACGAAGCGCGCATGCGGATCCAGCTTGGCGATGGCCCGGCCGAGGACGCCACCCGGCTTCCGCTCGTCCAGCGGGAAACCCGCTTCACCAGCGACGGCGTGGGCCTGCAGGGGCGGCTGGTGCTGCCGCCGGGCGAGGCCACGGGGCCGGTGCCGCTGGCGGTGCTGGTGCACGGCTCCGGCAGGGAATCCGGCGTCGACGAGTATCCCCTGCAGCACCTGCTGCCGGCCCAGGGCGTGGCGGTGTTCGTCTACGACAAGCGCGGCACGGGCGGCTCGGATGGCGACTACAGCCAGGATTTCCACCTGCTGGCCGCCGATGCGGTCGCCGCGCTGGCGCATGCGCGGCAGTTGCATCCGGACGGGTTCAGCCGCGTCGGTTTCGTCGGCACCAGCCAGGGCGGCTGGGTGGGGCCGCTTGCCGCGTCGCGCAGCGATGCCGACTACGTGGTCGCGCTGTACGGCATGGCGGAGAACGCATTGGCCGAGGATCGCGAACAGGTTCTCAACGACCTGCGCGCCAAGGGCTACGGCGACGATGTTCTGGCCAAGGCGCGCGAGGCGACGGATGCAACCGCGCTGCTGATGGCATCGGGGTTCACCCGCGGCTTCGACGAATTGCAGGCGGTCCAGGAACGGCATGGCCGCGAGCCCTGGTTCGACGCGATGCAGGGCGAGTTCACTGGCCAGCTCACGCGCATCCCGGCGTGGACGCCGCGGTGGCTGGTGCGGCGCATTGCCGCGCGCCAGGACGTGGGCACAAGCTGGGACTACGAGCCGATGCCGGTGCTGCAGGCGTTGGTGGTCCCGCAGCTGTGGGTGATCGCAGGCGACGACATGCAAGCGCCGAACGTGGAGACGCTACGGCGGCTGCGCGCCCTGCAGGCGGGCGGGCGTCCGCTGGACCTGGCGGTTTTCCCGGGCACCGACCACGGCATCTACGAGTACGAGCAGGATGGCGACGACCGCATCATGCTGCGCAACCCCGATGGCTACTTCCGCATGATCGCAGACTGGATCAAGACTCCGGGCCTGCGCGGCGCCTATGGCAGTGCGATCCTCGAACCGGCGCCCGCGTCGGACACGACAGCGGCGCCACCGGTCTGA
- a CDS encoding YajD family HNH nuclease, producing MTTPDHARLDRIVAEARRSAEQRASGYRERALKMYPWVCGRCAREFTRANVRELTVHHRNHNHDDNPADGSNWELLCVYCHDNEHSRQLDHTGVSALDAEDAPAAATSNPFADLKARLQNR from the coding sequence ATGACGACCCCCGATCACGCCAGGCTCGACCGTATCGTTGCCGAGGCCAGGCGCAGCGCCGAGCAGCGCGCCAGCGGATACCGCGAGCGCGCGCTGAAAATGTACCCATGGGTCTGTGGCCGCTGCGCGCGCGAGTTCACCCGGGCGAACGTGCGCGAGCTGACCGTGCACCACCGCAATCACAACCACGACGACAACCCGGCCGACGGCAGCAACTGGGAGCTGTTGTGCGTGTACTGCCACGACAACGAGCACTCTCGCCAGCTCGACCACACCGGCGTCAGTGCCCTGGACGCAGAGGACGCCCCGGCCGCGGCCACGTCCAATCCGTTCGCCGATCTGAAGGCGCGGCTGCAGAACCGATAA